In the Hymenobacter sp. APR13 genome, TTGATGAGGATGAGTTGCTGGAAAACATTCAGAACGCGGTGCTGGCCCACCCCGACGTGCTGCTGTGGAGCCTGTCCGGCGGGGGCACGATGGAATGCAGCGCCCGGGACTTCTCGGACTTCGGCAAGTCGCTCGACGAGCTGCAGCAGCGCACGGGGGCCCTGATCTGCAAATCGGCGGGCAACTGCACCAACTTCGTTTCAGCTGCCCCCAAGCGACGCATTCCTGTTTCGGCCGATTCCGTGCGCTCCTTAGTGGTGGGCAGTGTAGCGCACAGCCAGGGGCCGGACGACCTGGCGGCCGAAGGCCACGCCTCGCCCTTCTCGCGCTCGGGATTTGGTCCTAACAAGCTCATCAAGCCCGAGCTGGTGCACTACGGGGGGAATGGTGGCGTCACGGCCGGCGGGCGCATGAAACTGACCGGCGTCAACTCCTTTTCCCTCACCGGGGGCGTGGTGCAGCAAGCCGGCACGAGTTTTTCCACCCCCCGGGTGTCAGCGCTGATGGCCGGCCTCTCGCACCGCGTGGCCGGCGACTTCAACCCCCTGCTGCTGAAAGCCCTGGCCATTCACTCGGCTAAATACCACCCGGGCCTGAGCCTGAGTCCGAGCGACCGGTTGCGCGAATTGGGCTTCGGCTTGCCGGGCTCCGTGGACGACATCATCTTCAATTCGCCCCACGAAAGCACGCTGATCCTGCAGGACAACATCGTGCGCGGGGGCTACATTGAGATCCTCGACTTTCCATTTCCCGACGTCTTACTCAACGACGAGGGCCAGTTCTACGGGGAGGTTACGGTCACCTTGGTCACCGACCCGCGCCTGGACGGCAACCAGGGCGCCGAGTACTGCCAGTCCAACATTGACGTGTCTTTCGGCACCTACGACCGGATTCGCCTGCGCGACACGACCAAGCGTACCGTCTCCAACCCCATCGGCAAGCTTAATCCCTACAATCTGCTGCTCTCCAGCAACTACGCCGCCAAGTTCCAGCGCTACATCGACCACCCGTTCACGGCCGAGCGGCAACTGCGCGACGACTTGGGCAAGTACCACCCGATTAAGAAATACGCCATCAACCTGCAGGAAATGACCGAGGCGCACCGGGTACGCGGGCTGACGGCGCCCAAGAAGTGGTACCTCGAGCTCAAGGGCCTGTTTTCGCACGCGGCGGAAGCGGCGGCCGCGGCCGACGGCGAGGTGCTCTCCCAGGAGTTCTGCCTCATTGTGACCATCCGCGATCCCCTGCAGCGCCACGACGTGTATAGTTCCGTCACCCGCAGCCTAACGCTTAACAACTTCCAGCATAACAACATACAGCTGCGCAACGAGGTCAGTTTGAACTTACGCAACACCAGTGGCGGTTCGGCTCCCGAGCCAGCCCCCGAATAAGCCAAGTCAATACCTGCATTACTTAAATGCCCTGGCTAATCCACCAACTCATGTGGAGGCATAGGATTTTTTTCACTGTTCATATTTTTTCTAGTTATGGCAAACGCTACCATAAAATACTACCCCGTCGGCAACGGCGATTGTTCGCTGGTTACTCTTGTTGACGGTACCACGATGCTCGTCGACTGCAACATCCGTGAATCAGCTTCGGGTGACACGGACGATACCAAGTTTGATGTAAAACAGGACTTGCTGGCCTCGCTCAAGCGTAATACAGCGAACAATCCTTTTGTCGATGTGTTCGTGCTCACCCACGGTGACCAAGATCACTGCCGGGGTTTCGCAAAGAACTTCTTCCAAGGTGACCCAGCTACCTATAGCGCCGACGATCGTGAAGCTGGTCGCATTCTTATCGATGAAATTTGGTTTTCGCCAATGGTTGAGGAAGTAAGCACCAACCCAGACGAGGACGTATTCGAAGCCGAGGCCATGCGGCGCGTCAAGCTCCACCGCGACAAAGCTGCGAACCGGGACGAGCCCGGCAATCGAGTGGTCATCATAGGCTACGATGGGCGCGGCAGCTTCAAGGACCTGAACCACTTGCGCCAAACGCCAGGTAATATAGTTACCCGGTTTAACCAGAAGGAACAAACTCTATTCTCAGTATTTTTGCATGCACCC is a window encoding:
- a CDS encoding S8 family peptidase, with the protein product MEPKNLPIKLFSKRGTQDERKTEAGGGGPQPSWLLPEDILEARATEFRQSLGATAQSIAARRPERSFIPAVVQVTVREDAMAKSHRGEVGKLFNRKEEYNFIGLSEDLDFLVKVDSPEHVAFIDHNLERPLAFSIGLSAIDEIRPFQPRIDLPQDTSTPLKVKLVNYQDRQMNAQVESAFEQTLREGQVAYRKTRYTSGLTVFKLEHVRPDTLVTVQEFEALYSIDPMPAYRITLDELSSGLELPVKTPVPGQDYLTVGVLDSGIAPIPHLAPWLDSRRYSAYNEPEVDRSHGTFVAGVLLYGDELEQRSWVGVGEFKLLDATVFPRPGLEIDEDELLENIQNAVLAHPDVLLWSLSGGGTMECSARDFSDFGKSLDELQQRTGALICKSAGNCTNFVSAAPKRRIPVSADSVRSLVVGSVAHSQGPDDLAAEGHASPFSRSGFGPNKLIKPELVHYGGNGGVTAGGRMKLTGVNSFSLTGGVVQQAGTSFSTPRVSALMAGLSHRVAGDFNPLLLKALAIHSAKYHPGLSLSPSDRLRELGFGLPGSVDDIIFNSPHESTLILQDNIVRGGYIEILDFPFPDVLLNDEGQFYGEVTVTLVTDPRLDGNQGAEYCQSNIDVSFGTYDRIRLRDTTKRTVSNPIGKLNPYNLLLSSNYAAKFQRYIDHPFTAERQLRDDLGKYHPIKKYAINLQEMTEAHRVRGLTAPKKWYLELKGLFSHAAEAAAAADGEVLSQEFCLIVTIRDPLQRHDVYSSVTRSLTLNNFQHNNIQLRNEVSLNLRNTSGGSAPEPAPE